From Pseudomonadota bacterium, one genomic window encodes:
- a CDS encoding AsmA family protein — protein sequence MKKILIGVGVVIVVLILVVLIAPMFIPIDWVKEKVIAQVKESTGRDLKLDGDVSVSLLPTTSVALTDVALSNRPGSDVADMITLKGLELDVGLFPLIDGQLEINRFVLIEPNIHVEVDEQGQGNWVFEGQGGDTTTTAEDTSGDTSSGGGTDLGSIKLGDVRIENGRLTYADLATGEKTEISDLNITFDLPDMDSPFVGDGSLTFNNQPVNFTISTGAPAALQAGQPVDASFELTSDSITTKFNGTMATGDGPALNGELDLQIPSLSGLVAWVAEPLPEETPAPETISITGQLDLAAARYAFNSASIKIDEMTTEGDMAVDMSGAVPMVTASLAVDHINLNPYMGEPAGDDAGASGDGDSTGGTEGGDTGGQQQGWSEEPFDFSALDLLNADLSLTAQAITIQEIKIGPSAVDVDITDGSMNVNLKEMALYDGQGTATVELNRGGSVPQINKTLNVQSIQAQPLLTDAAGFDNLSGTGAIQMQVTAYGNSQKDMVDTLNGDGSIMFQDGAFQGINLASMLRNFSLDALQGAMDSTQKTDFAELSGTFTINNGIVSNNDLLMVAPLLRVTGEGTIPMPPRTLDYLVVAKAVASLEGQGGETDQDGVPVPLKITGSWDNPSVQPDMEAMARGLLENPDAIGDQLEQLQDGLGGGEDGSGGVGDLLEGVTGGGEDGSDDATDAIKGLFD from the coding sequence ATGAAAAAGATTCTGATTGGCGTTGGCGTCGTCATCGTCGTTTTGATCCTGGTCGTGCTGATAGCGCCGATGTTCATCCCAATCGATTGGGTGAAGGAAAAGGTCATCGCGCAGGTGAAGGAGAGCACCGGCCGCGATCTGAAACTGGACGGCGATGTCAGCGTTTCGCTGTTGCCCACAACATCGGTGGCATTGACCGACGTCGCGCTGAGCAATCGGCCGGGCAGCGATGTCGCGGACATGATCACGCTGAAGGGTCTGGAACTGGATGTCGGATTGTTTCCGCTGATTGACGGCCAGCTTGAAATCAACCGCTTCGTCTTGATCGAGCCGAATATCCATGTTGAGGTCGACGAACAGGGCCAGGGCAACTGGGTGTTCGAAGGCCAAGGCGGCGACACGACGACGACCGCCGAAGACACCTCCGGCGACACGTCATCGGGCGGCGGCACAGATCTGGGCAGCATCAAGCTTGGCGACGTGCGGATCGAAAACGGCCGCCTGACTTATGCCGACCTGGCGACCGGCGAAAAGACCGAGATTTCCGATCTGAACATCACGTTCGATCTGCCGGATATGGACAGCCCCTTTGTCGGCGACGGCAGCCTGACCTTCAACAACCAGCCGGTGAACTTCACGATTTCGACGGGCGCGCCGGCGGCGCTCCAAGCCGGCCAGCCGGTTGACGCGTCCTTTGAGCTGACCAGCGACAGCATCACGACAAAATTCAACGGCACCATGGCAACCGGAGACGGCCCTGCGCTGAACGGCGAATTGGATCTTCAGATCCCCAGCCTGTCTGGCCTCGTCGCGTGGGTCGCCGAACCCCTGCCCGAAGAGACGCCGGCACCGGAGACCATTTCGATCACGGGTCAACTCGACCTGGCCGCCGCGCGCTACGCGTTTAACAGCGCCTCGATCAAGATCGACGAGATGACGACCGAAGGCGACATGGCCGTCGACATGAGCGGCGCCGTTCCGATGGTGACCGCGTCGCTGGCCGTCGATCACATCAACCTCAATCCCTATATGGGCGAGCCGGCCGGCGATGATGCCGGCGCTTCCGGCGATGGCGACAGCACCGGCGGAACAGAAGGCGGCGATACGGGCGGCCAGCAGCAGGGCTGGAGCGAAGAGCCGTTTGACTTCTCCGCGCTCGACCTTCTGAATGCCGATCTCTCGCTCACCGCCCAGGCGATCACGATCCAGGAGATCAAGATCGGTCCCAGCGCTGTCGACGTCGACATCACCGACGGTTCGATGAACGTGAACCTGAAGGAAATGGCGCTTTACGATGGCCAGGGCACGGCGACCGTCGAACTAAACCGCGGCGGTTCGGTACCGCAGATCAACAAGACCCTGAATGTTCAGTCGATCCAGGCCCAACCGCTGCTGACCGATGCGGCCGGCTTTGACAATCTCTCAGGCACCGGCGCCATTCAGATGCAGGTCACCGCCTACGGCAATTCGCAAAAGGACATGGTCGACACGCTGAACGGCGACGGCAGCATCATGTTCCAGGATGGCGCCTTCCAAGGCATCAATCTGGCCAGCATGCTGCGCAACTTCTCCTTGGACGCGCTGCAGGGCGCCATGGACTCGACGCAGAAGACCGACTTCGCGGAACTGTCGGGCACCTTCACCATCAACAACGGCATCGTCAGCAACAACGACCTCTTGATGGTCGCGCCGCTGCTGCGCGTGACCGGCGAAGGCACGATCCCCATGCCCCCACGCACGCTCGACTACTTGGTGGTGGCCAAGGCCGTCGCTTCGCTGGAGGGCCAGGGCGGCGAGACGGATCAGGATGGCGTTCCTGTGCCGCTGAAGATCACAGGTTCCTGGGACAACCCGTCGGTTCAGCCGGACATGGAAGCCATGGCGCGCGGTCTCTTGGAAAACCCCGACGCCATCGGCGACCAGTTGGAGCAGCTTCAGGACGGCCTGGGTGGCGGCGAAGACGGTTCGGGTGGCGTCGGCGATCTGCTTGAAGGGGTTACCGGCGGCGGCGAGGACGGCTCCGACGACGCGACTGACGCGATCAAAGGCCTCTTCGACTAG